DNA sequence from the Coffea eugenioides isolate CCC68of chromosome 9, Ceug_1.0, whole genome shotgun sequence genome:
CTGAGGAAAGTCATGATTCTGCCTCATGTGTTTATGAATTATATAAGTATCTTttcttggttgcttgctttctTGAGGTAAGGGATATGATGTGGAGAAGAGTTGAACAGAGAGGAAGTGAAAGTGAAGATAGGCTGCTGCTGCTGTGATGGGGCAGAAGACGCAGCAAAGTCATCACATGGTGGCTGTGACGGTGAATGAACAGTTGGGGACAAAGAGGAAGTACAAGTTCTTCCCAAGAGCTTGGCTTCCTAAAATTTTGGCACTTTGGATTGTACTTGTGTTGTTTGGTAGTAGAACTATATATACAAGATTGGATGCTGTAACCAAGGAAAGAAGGAAGGAGATTCTTGTGAGTATGTGTGATCAGAGGGCAAGGATGTTACAAGATCAATTTAGTGTTAGTGTTAATCATGTCCATGCCCTTGCAATCCTGATTTCCACCTTTCATTATCTCAAGAACCCTTCTGCAATAGATCAGGTTTGAGCTATTTCTTGTCTTTATAATTGCATTTCAGCTTGAAAATTCGTTTAATTTTGTCTCTCGTATTCAGGGTTTTCATTGTTGCTATCAGCTTTATACTTCGGTTCTTTAAAAGCTTATGCTTTTGTTGATTACCTGGGGCTTAGTTTTTCGAACAATTATGAGGTGACCTTACTTTTTTTTGGATGGGGAACTCTCAGAACACCTTTGCCGAGTATGCAGACAGAACGGGTTTTGAAAGGCCATTGTTTAATGGGGTAGCTTATGCACAGAAGGTTGTGAATTCTGGGAGGGAAGAGTTTGAGAGGCAGCATGGATGGATTATAAGGACAATGAAAGGGGAGCCTTCTCCTATTAGAGATGAGTATGCCCCTGTGATATTCTCTCAAGATACGGTGTCGTATATTGGATCACTGGATATGATGTCTGGGGAGGTAATGAATTGAATGTATTCAATCTGAATTTGTTTATGATGCTTGTGATTGGAAATTATTACATATTTCTGGATTAcattaagtaaaataaaattgggattatttattatttattatacaGGAAGATCGTGAAAATATCTTGAGGGCTAGAAATACAGGAAAGGCTGTTCTTACAAGCCCTTTTAGACTGTTGGGTTCTCACCATCTTGGGGTTGTTTTGACGATTCCTGTTTACAGAACTGAGCTCTCCCCAAATCCCACAAAGGAGGAACGTATCCAAGCAACTGCAGGGTAGGCTTTGCATTTGTTTTTGTTACTTCACCATTACTTTTCTGAGCTTATGTTGGGAGCATCCCATGGCCACTCTCAAGTTGTTCAAATATGTTTTGCATTTATGGTTTGTTGTACCTGTGCGTtaaaatgaagcttgcaagcattttttttttgggtgtaaTACTTGTGCTTTGGAATGAGCCCTCTGTCAATGTCAACCATTTAAGCATTAATATAATATTGAAGAATTTCCAGAATATGGGACCTGTTGCGTACAAGCATAATCATCACATATCTTGTTATCCAATTTTCAACTTAGAGTATCCCAGCCATTCGATCATCCTAGCCAACATGTTTGGATTAAAATGCAAGCCATCAGATCATCCCAGCCAATGTGTTGGGATTCTACTTGAAGTTGATTGCTTCGTTTGGCTCTTTTCCATGATCATGTAAGGATTCAGTTTCAATGTTCTTAGATGGCACATTAATTGCCTAGTGTTGTCTGCAGAACTGCAACTGCAACTGCAACTTGTAGACAATCACATTGTGGTAATGAAATTGCTATGAGAGAAAAGTGTAGGTTGTACTAATCTATTTATTCACATCTGGGGGCTTCCCTTTTCtccgaaaaggaaaaaaagtctTTGAGATGGTGGTGCAGCTGGCATTGTTAATAGATTACTTGAATTACTAGACAACTAGGCAGAAATTTTACAGAAGGGGTGTTCCATGTGTGTCTAAAGTGGGAAAGGAATATGATTACCACCTACCATGCTACACTAATCCCCCTCCCCcctcctcaaaaaaaaaaaaaaaaaaaaatccctccGCCAATGGAAAGCACAAAAAGAATATGGTTTGTCTCCTCCCTTTAGAGAGATTCATAGTGATGTCTCTCATGATTGAAGAACTTAGGGGTCGTGGTTTGATCCTATTTCTGATGAATTGACCTGCTGAGTTGTAACTCACAGTTAACTGCTTTTACATCATTCTATGTGGATGTGCAATTAAAAATACAACCCATTTACCATCTTAGGCTGGCCAATTCGATAAAACTTCATTGAGTTGATAAATGCTGATTCACTTTTGGTCTTTGTTTGTCGTAATACAATCAAGGTTCAATTTTCACCAtctccatttccctttcccttcCAGCTTGCTTCGTGTCCCTCTCCTGCTAAAAGTTTTTAAAACGAAAGGCCTAGGTTACTAGTGTATGtagtgaaaaattttattttagacTATACATGGTTGTGTAGTAATCAGATAGAAAGTCAAAAGAACAAGATACTCTCTTTAAAAGGACAGCTCTCTCTTATTCTGTGAAATTTTTGTGCTCATGAAAAGGACATTAATATTtatgttcagcttttactttTCTTGGATGGTGGTGTAATCTTGCAAGGCAAGTATGATCACCTTGTCCATTGCTTTTGCATATTCACATTTTCTTGACTTCTGTTTTGATTATTGAGAAAATAATATTGAAGAAATACCCAACTGCTGacaatttgaaaaataagtaGTCTTGGATGTAGCCTTATGTGTCAAGAAAATGTAATGATTAACTTGCATCGTCTTTCTTCAATCATCTTCTTTGAATGCTGTTCTTTTTATGAATAACTTCATATGCTAAATAATGCTCATGTTGAGCAGGTATCTAGGTGGAGCCTTTGATGTTGAATCTCTTGTCGAAAATTTACTAAGTCAACTTGCTGGACATCAAGCTATTGTGGTGAATGTTTATGATGTTACCAACTCTTCTGATCCTCTAATTATGTATGGAAACCAGTATGAAGTTGGAGACATGGCTCCTGAGCATGTCAGCAGGCTTGACTTTGGGGATCCTTATCGTAAGCATGAGATGATGTGTAGGTAAGTTCACATGGCCTTTGATCCTTGGGCTGGTGAACCAGGAAGCAATCTCAGGTTCTTTATTTGGGTTTTTGCACAGATATCTTCAGAAAGCTCCAACACCATGGTCTGCACTGACCACCGCAATGTTGGCCTTTGTGGTTGGCTTTTTAGTTGGATATATTATATATAGTGCTGCAATTCACATTGTCAAGGTTGAGGATGACTTCCATCAGATGCAGGAACTGAAGGTTCGAGCAGAGGCTGCTGATGTTGCCAAATCGCAGGTTTTTCATCCGAACTTTTTTGGATGAGATCTTTTACTGTTGTTTCAATAAATAATCTTTTCACCTTTTTTTATCCCTTGTGCTAATGCCAGTTTCTAGCAACTGTTTCTCATGAAATAAGGACTCCAATGAATGGTATTCTTGGTATGTtggaaatttcatttcaattctaCTACATTCAGTTTTCCTTTGAATCTTGAATACTTGTATGCTTAAAATTCCTTGATTTTATTCTTATGaatcttgatatgtaaatgCAGGAATGCTCGCTCTTCTTCTGGACACAGATTTGAGTGCAACTCAGAAGGACTATGCTCAAACTGCTGAAGCCTGTGGAAGGGCActtgtaaaaataataaatgaagTGCTTGACCGTGCAAAAATTGAAGCTGGGAAGTTGGTACTGGAGACAGTTCCTTTTAACCTTCGCTCGATACTGGATGATGttgtttctttattttctgAGAAGTCCAGGCGGAAAGGAATTGAGGTGAGGCTGACCGTATGGTAATAAGATTGAACAGTTCTGCTTATAAGTGTTcttcttgtttccttgttttATAGAATTGATGAACAGTTGTTTACAGACTAATTTGATGGTTTTTTCTTGTGTTTCTGTGTCCCTCTACCTTGGTTGCGTGGGAACAACTGAATGGAACTTCAAACTATGTAATTGCTGGCATCTAATCTGTAAAACCACGGGACTTCAGTTGGCAGTTTTTGTTTCTGATAATGTTCCTGAATTTGTCATGGGTGACCCAGGAAGATTTCGACAGGTGATCACAAACCTTGTGGGAAATTCTGTCAAAGTAAGTGAACCATGGAATGCTTGCTGCTCTTAATGTtattaaaactataattgctgtTATATCATCTCCATTATGGAGGCTATTGGTTTTCGTTTTAGATATTCTGTTAATTGTAGCCTTGGACCTGGAGACCCAGTTGTCCATCATTTGGTTTTTGGTACCTACTGGATGGCTTTCTAAAACTAAAAATTCTTTACCAGTATTGGTTTTGTTAGGAATCTAGGCAGGAGTCAAGTATTCTCTTTCAGTAATGGTCTTCTGTACACCTGTTCACAGTGCTTATAGCTGAAAATTTTCTGACAGTTTACCGAGCAAGGTCATGTATTCGTGAAAGTCCATCTAGTTGAACAAGCAAAAGCTGTTGTGGATGCAAAAATGATAAACTGCATGAATGGAGAATCTGAGGGTGTACTTGGTGATCATCAATTTCAAACTTTAAGTGGCTATGAAGCTGCAGATAACCAAAACAATTGGCATACTTTTAAGCATTTGATTGCAGATGAAGCCACTGGGTATCATGATTCCAGTAAATTGAAGACTGATGATGCTTCTCAGAAAGTCAGTTTGTCAGTTTGTGTTGAGGATACTGGAATTGGGATTGCATTGCATGCACAAGATCGCATTTTCACACCATTTATGCAGGCTGACAGCTCAACATCCAGAAATTATGGAGGAACTGGTATTGGGTTGAGTATTAGTAAGTGCTTGGTTGAGCTGATGGGTGGTCAGATAAACTTCATTAGCCGGCCAAAAATTGGAAGTACATTCTCATTCACAGTTGACTTCCGAAGATGTGAGAAATATGCTGTCAGTGACCTGAAAAAATCCATCTCTGATGATCTGCCTTCAGCATTTAAAGGTTTTAAGTCCATTCTGGTTGATGCCAAACCAGTTAGAGCTGCTGTGACAAGATACCATCTCAAGAGACTAGGTATCCAGGTTGAAATTGTCAATAGCATCAGGATAGTGGCTGATCTTTTCCGGAAGAATGGTTCCATTATTCCTCTGTAAGTTTCTTGCTCTGGTAGAATTACATTCATGCTTTTGCACTTCAGCTTTCTACAATTTTCAATCCATTGAGTTTGTGACCGAAATGCttattttaatttgtttatgCACTTATTTTAACTTGATCTGTCAGATCTTTAGATTGACTAGACACAATCTTAAATCGAGTCAAGCTTGAATTAGACGCTGATGCTTTCTATCCTAGCAGTAAAGATTTTGATGAAGGATTATAAATTCATTTATTCGAGAATATATATCATTGAACATATGAAGTTGTGCATATTGGTACGTTATGTGGAGAACGTTGATCTATTTAATATAAGTTTTGAAAAAGAATTTGTAGTCAAAGAAGTTCATCTTTGATTCGAGTTAAAGATGTGTCATTTCTATATGATTCACCTTTTACTAGACATTCATTTCTTCTTGAGTTCAATACTCAGAATGCAACTGATTTAAATCGACTGCTTTCTACGAATTACTGGTTTCTTGTACTCTCTTtgtcccactgaccaattcccAATTCTACTCTTAATTTTTGTACTTAAAAAATTTGGTTGGCCCATTTgttaaatttttcattttgtttgctTTTAGGTTGTGCTTTATGTTTGTTATTGTTCCTTTTTGAAGGTTACTGAAAGTTTGGTAGAAACTATTGTCAAGGTAATTGCTGGTCATTGAGGATATGCTAACAGCTCCTTTCAGATATGGTCTATTGAGATATTATTCACGGTTTTCCATCAATAGCAGTCTGAATAAACAAAGAATAAAGAACTAAACTAGTAAACAGCAAACAGGGAAAGCCCTATGTTGGGCATGTGCTACTGGAGATAGTGTCAATAAACTACTTAGCACTACAAGTTGCAGATTTAGTTGTCAATAATGGGGTACTGCAGCATACATTTGCTCGCTGAACACTAATTCTCTTTTCAGCAATGTCCAATGAAGTTGCTTGTGTCTTCTGCATTGCTTTCTATTGGCAATAGTAGTCTTGACTTAGCCTCAGCCGAAAAAGCTTATAGAGCCATAAACAACATCCAACAGGGATTAAAAGGAGTAAATTCCCAACAGGAATTAAATGTGATTTTTAGAAGTAATGTTATGTGACTGACAAACTGTATTTTTGTTCATCTCCATTTGTTTCCTTCTGTATGTGATGCCACCCCTGTCGATTGACAATTCTTCTTCATCTGGACAGAAATGAAAGGCTGCCAGACATGATTCTAGTTGAGAAAGATTCATGGATGTCTGATGAGGATGGTTGTTCTGGTTTACAACTATTGAACCGCAAACAGAATGGCCACACTTATAAAGAGCCCAAAATGATCCTTCTAGCGACCAATATTAGCAATGGTGAATTTGACAAGGCTAAAGCAGCAGGCTTTGCAGATACTGTGATAGTGAAACCTTTGAGAGCGAGTATGGTGGTTGCATGCCTTCAACAGGTTTTGGGATTGGGGAAGAAGATTCCAGGAAAGGACATGTGCAAGGGATCTACTTTCCTTCGTGGTCTGCTCGATGGCAAGAAAATATTGGTTGTTGATGATAACATTGTAAACCGCAGAGTTGCTGCTGGTGCCCTCAAAAAATTTGGGGCTATTGTTGAGTGTGTTGAGAGTGGTAAAGCTGCTATTAAGAAGCTTGAGCTGCCACATAGTTTTGATGCTTGCTTCATGGATATACAGATGCCGGAAATGGATGGGTATGTCTTGAAATTTTCATATCCAATATTTGATCTGCCATTCGAATTTCAGCCTTGACTCAtctttatttatataatatatgtgGTAATGCGATTGCAGAGAAATAAATGTTTATACTGAATCGTCGCCTCTTACAGAGGAATTTCCAGtctttatttctatttttttttttttttttgtgttagaCCTGGCCTCTGCTCTGGAAGTGATTAAGAGCCTAATTTTCTGCTTTATCCTATGATTCCAGTTTTGAAGCGACTCGTCTTATTAGAGACATGGAAAAAAATGCCAATGAGCAGTGGAATGTCGGATGCGTCAATAATGATGAAGCCACAAAGAGACGTGCATGGCATCTGCCAATACTGGCCATGACAGCTGATGTGATCCATGCCACCTTAGACAAATGCTTGGAAAGTGGAATGGATGGCTATGTCTCAAAGCCATTCGAGGAAGAAAACCTTTATCGGGAAGTTTCGACATTCTTTGAGTCCAAACCTCTCCCAGACTCGGTAGTGTGACTTCCTCCTGATTGCAGTAAAGGCAACCGTAAAGCTATAAAGCTCCCAGCAATTTTCCAAGCTCTGCTGGCTTCGTCTTGTTGGTATCCATGGTAACCATGGTAACCATTCCAATGAATATCCCTTGCATATTCAAACTTTGTTCGACCAGCACGACTTACAGGTTTGGATGCTAACCAAGATTTAACCTTTGATTTAGGTTCCTCAGTATAACTACAGTTCTAGAGTTACCTCCCTCCCCGCTTGTAACTATGTTAGAAGGGGAGGAGGCCTAAAGCTGATAAATCTAATTTGTTGTATGATTGTATTGACACTTTCCACAATGGAGCTGTTCAGTTCCCTGTTTTATGCAAGTATCACTGCATTATATTCTTTTTACACGTTCTGTACGACAtgaattcttcttcttctcctcccctcccccccccccccccgggtgTGACAAGAAGGCGTGGTCTTGAAACCGTGTATGGCATATGAACTTGTTTACTGTAGTTGGATCAATAGTTGTATTTTCATTAATCTTCTCATACTCCTATTCTGCAGGTTTTAAAGTTCAATTGTTACGTCCATTTCTCTTCTGCACATTCTTACCAACAATCCAATTATTGTGAACTTTTCTCTGGTGGAGGTGTTTTCAATAGGTAATCGAGTCGAACTCGAGTAGGGGTGCCTTATTTTTTCTGAGTTTAATTGAGTTTTTctcattatttttttaaaatgtaaccaaattttttcaataaCATTATAAGCACTATGAGCACTTCGAGCATTTCCAAAGTAAACATTAAAtaataagtaaaatatttaaaaactaaatttcgaataaaaagtaaaatatctaaaattaaaaactaaatttcgaataaaaagtaaaatatctaaaattaaaaactaaatATTATTAATACTCAATTCGGCTTGCCGAGTACTCGGGCATATACAGCACTTTCAAACTTGAATTCGACTTGATTTGCTACTTGAGCAGTTAAAGGTTTTATCAAGTTCGAGTTGAGTACTAAGCTATTCACGATCAAACTTGAATTCGACTTGATTTGCTACTTGAGCAGTTAAAGGTTTTATCAAGTTCGAGTTGAGTACTAAGTTATTCACGAGTAGCTCGACTTACTTGCTCCCTTGTGTATATACTAGTTGAATACTTGAAAAGAGTGTTTGATAACTACTCAAGGCAATTGAGTTAGGTTGAGCTGACATATTCTACATCCCGGTCacatttaaatttttgaaacttttcttctaaatttgaatttgacgGTATAGATGTAACCATGATTTTACGATTCAATCCACGGATTAGCTCATGCAATCATGTTTTCACTACTTTCCTATTTGCTACGATTCAGATTCCAGCAAAAAAGTGCATTAGACACTTGCGATAGTGCAGTAGCATCAGATTCTTTTCTTATGCTTCAAATTCTACTAAGAAATATATTGCTAGTTGGATCCGCAATTGTTATGGTAATTGCACCATATAATATGTATATGCTAACAGAATAGATGCAACATTAATATAATAAATGTAGACACTGAAATAAAAACGTACAAAAACATAACTCCCACACATTGATGCCTATTTTCTTTGCCTATTGTTCAATGTCTATATTTGTTGTCTCGACTTATGTATCATTGCATGGCATGATTGCCAAAACCCTCAATTGTCATGTTCTAACgtggatttttcttttgtttcactTCGAAGGGAAATTCTATTCCTTCTCGATCTTGTACCCTATGTAGGCTTGCTTCCTACACAAGCTTTGTAGCAGGTACTCAAGAAAAAGACAGCCCACTATTGGAGCTTGCTTTGCTCTGTGTAGGTATTCATTTCCAGCTGATACTTCACTAGAGATAGCAATTCTTGCTACTAGCTCATTAGGAAGATAACTGGCTGATAGCGCTTACCCTTTTTCTATAAtttctaaaaagaaaaatgtccCAATGACTGGCTAGGAAAGGGCATTAGATTTAGCATCAGAAAGAATTGAGTCCTTCTCTACAGCTAAAACTCGAGCCCTACATTATGTTAATGAAAGGTAGCCCCTTCCTTCTCTATGGAGCTAGAGCCCTGTTTGATAGCTCAATTctgcacttaaatttaatggattcagatcttaacatattcagatcattttataacaaaaaattaaacatctgaattaattaaatgacattgaattttctaagcaaaacttgctcccaaaactaagtgataaactattcacttatcaccaAATGTGATATGCattcaaatatattagatttaatacttaacaattcaataacttaatggatttaaacttcagattttagatttcaaatttcaatttgataaaattaaagtttgaaaattgaaatttgaattcattaagttattgaattattaagtattaaatttgatacatttgagtaTACACCGCTCTAAAttataagtgaatagcttattACTTATTTTTAGAAACAAgttttatctagaaaatttagtgctacttaattaattcaaatattcaatatttGGTTATCAAATACGTCAGAATATATTAAGATATGATcgattaaaattatcaaatatGACCTAAGTGCCGCCCTTGACCGAACCAGGAGAGAACACACGGTCAAGCTAAGCCCGTACTCGCATGAATGGAATTCATATCTCCTTGTCCGGTCAAGAAGGGAGAAAGCCAAGCCCGGGGAATTGGACTGTGCCGCTTCTATGTCGTTAGATTAAGGAGCTGTCTTTTCCGTCAAAATTCTGATGCAAATTCATGAAAGTTTGGGCCTGGGCCTTCTTATACTCCCAAATCTCTTGTTTTCTAAGTTGTTATGACTATGGTCGAAGCCCAACAGATTCCATCTCTGATCCCATTCCGGTTGTAGAAGAATGGAGCTTATTCTAACATTTAGGGCTGAATTAGGGGTCCGAACTTAGTCAGGTTGAATTTAACTTTAGCGATTCTGTATATTTACTTTGAACAAAATTATATGTTCACTACTTCAAATATTTACTATAAATATGGTCCTCGATAACCTTATAAGTGCAtttatgaatgaaaaaaaaattatcttatAATGTGTTCATATTGGTATAAATGTGTAGTTGGTAAAATTACAATTCCATCAACTAATTTAAGGCCTTAAATTGACATTTCTAGAAAAGGCAatttatacacacacacacacataaaaAATTCAACTTAACTAATGATTGAATATAGGGTTC
Encoded proteins:
- the LOC113783799 gene encoding histidine kinase 4 codes for the protein MGQKTQQSHHMVAVTVNEQLGTKRKYKFFPRAWLPKILALWIVLVLFGSRTIYTRLDAVTKERRKEILVSMCDQRARMLQDQFSVSVNHVHALAILISTFHYLKNPSAIDQNTFAEYADRTGFERPLFNGVAYAQKVVNSGREEFERQHGWIIRTMKGEPSPIRDEYAPVIFSQDTVSYIGSLDMMSGEEDRENILRARNTGKAVLTSPFRLLGSHHLGVVLTIPVYRTELSPNPTKEERIQATAGYLGGAFDVESLVENLLSQLAGHQAIVVNVYDVTNSSDPLIMYGNQYEVGDMAPEHVSRLDFGDPYRKHEMMCRYLQKAPTPWSALTTAMLAFVVGFLVGYIIYSAAIHIVKVEDDFHQMQELKVRAEAADVAKSQFLATVSHEIRTPMNGILGMLALLLDTDLSATQKDYAQTAEACGRALVKIINEVLDRAKIEAGKLVLETVPFNLRSILDDVVSLFSEKSRRKGIELAVFVSDNVPEFVMGDPGRFRQVITNLVGNSVKFTEQGHVFVKVHLVEQAKAVVDAKMINCMNGESEGVLGDHQFQTLSGYEAADNQNNWHTFKHLIADEATGYHDSSKLKTDDASQKVSLSVCVEDTGIGIALHAQDRIFTPFMQADSSTSRNYGGTGIGLSISKCLVELMGGQINFISRPKIGSTFSFTVDFRRCEKYAVSDLKKSISDDLPSAFKGFKSILVDAKPVRAAVTRYHLKRLGIQVEIVNSIRIVADLFRKNGSIIPLNERLPDMILVEKDSWMSDEDGCSGLQLLNRKQNGHTYKEPKMILLATNISNGEFDKAKAAGFADTVIVKPLRASMVVACLQQVLGLGKKIPGKDMCKGSTFLRGLLDGKKILVVDDNIVNRRVAAGALKKFGAIVECVESGKAAIKKLELPHSFDACFMDIQMPEMDGFEATRLIRDMEKNANEQWNVGCVNNDEATKRRAWHLPILAMTADVIHATLDKCLESGMDGYVSKPFEEENLYREVSTFFESKPLPDSVV